In Sorghum bicolor cultivar BTx623 chromosome 8, Sorghum_bicolor_NCBIv3, whole genome shotgun sequence, one genomic interval encodes:
- the LOC8068084 gene encoding ATP-citrate synthase alpha chain protein 3 gives MARKKIREYDSKRLLREHLKRLAGIDLQILSAQVTQSTDFTELANQEPWLSSMKLVVKPDMLFGKRGKSGLVALNLDLAQVRQFVKERLGVEVEMGGCKAPITTFIVEPFVPHDQEYYLSIVSERLGSTISFSECGGIEIEENWDKVKTIFLPTEKQMTPDACAPLIATLPLEVRTKIGGFIRGVFSVFQDLDFSFLEMNPFTLVNGEPYPLDMRGELDDTAAFKNFNKWGDIEFPLPFGRVLSPSESFIHELDEKTSASLKFTVLNPKGRIWTMVAGGGASVIYADTVGDLGYASELGNYAEYSGAPKEEEVLQYARVLLDCATADPDGRKRALLIGGGIANFTDVAATFNGIIRALREKESKLKAARMNIYVRRGGPNYQTGLAKMRTLGTELGVPIEVYGPEATMTGICKEAIDCIMAA, from the exons ATGGCGCGGAAGAAGATCCGGGAGTACGACTCCAAGCGCCTCCTCCGGGAGCACCTCAAGCGCCTCGCCGGCATCGACCTCCAGATCCTCTCCGCGCAG GTCACACAGTCAACGGATTTCACCGAGCTTGCAAACCAGGAGCCATGGCTCTCATCTATGAAGTTGGTTGTGAAACCTGACATGCTCTTCGGGAAACGTGGGAAGAGTGGACTTGTGGCCCTCAACCTAGATCTTGCCCAAGTTCGCCAATTTGTCAAGGAGCGGTTGGGTGTTGAG GTCGAGATGGGTGGCTGCAAAGCTCCAATTACAACCTTCATAGTTGAGCCATTTGTGCCGCATGACCAAGAGTATTACCTTTCGATTGTATCAGAAAGGCTTGGCAGCACCATTAGTTTCTCAGAGTGTGGAGGTATTGAGATCGAGGAGAACTGGGACAAGGTTAAGACTATCTTTCTTCCGACAGAGAAGCAAATGACACCTGACGCATGTGCTCCTTTGATCGCCACCTTGCCATTGGAG GTCCGCACAAAAATAGGTGGTTTCATTAGAGGTGTATTTTCTGTTTTCCAAG ACTTGGATTTCTCATTTCTTGAGATGAACCCATTCACCTTGGTAAATGGTGAACCGTATCCTCTGGATATGAGAGGAGAACTAGATGACACAGCTGCTTTCAAGAACTTTAATAA GTGGGGTGACATTGAGTTCCCTCTACCTTTTGGAAGAGTTCTCAGTCCCTCAGAAAGCTTTATCCACGAACTGGATGAGAAG ACAAGTGCTTCTCTGAAATTCACAGTACTGAACCCAAAAGGACGCATTTGGACAATGGTTGCAGGTGGTGGTGCTAGCGTCATATACGCGGATACT GTTGGTGATTTGGGATATGCTTCAGAGCTAGGAAATTATGCAGAGTACAGTGGAGCTCCTAAGGAGGAGGAGGTTCTGCAGTATGCTAGagtacttctggat TGCGCTACTGCTGATCCTGATGGCCGTAAGAGAGCCCTTCTTATCGGAGGAGGTATCGCTAACTTCACCGATGTTGCTGCAACATTTAATGGCATCATTCGGGCTTTAAGAGAGAAG GAATCCAAATTGAAGGCTGCAAGGATGAATATTTATGTCCGGAGAGGTGGTCCAAACTACCAAACTGGACTCGCTAAAATGCGCACCCTAGGCACGGAACTTGGCGTTCCAATTGAg GTCTATGGACCAGAGGCCACCATGACTGGGATCTGCAAAGAAGCCATTGATTGCATCATGGCCGCATAA